ATAGGACCAggtctctatacagtttggtgaaCTTATgcattctatcaattggtattagagcaggttctttctaaaaggttaacacctagagaGGATCCTCACCATGGttgctccaccaaacttcgagGAAGGACAATCAATCTACAAGCCCCCGAGATTCAACGGCCAATACTATGGCTGGTGGAAAACTCGAATATATGACTTTATAATGGCAGAGGACTCTGAGTTATGGGATGTTATTTATGATGGTCCATACGTCCCAACAAAGAAGGTAGGAGAACCTACTGTAATGGTACCAAAAACCAGAAAAGAGTACAATGATGCTGTCAGGAAAGCTGTAGAAAAGAACTTTCGCGCCAAATTTTTTTTGGTGTGTGGCATAGGACCTGATGAATATAATAGGATCTCAGCCTGTCAATCCTCCAAGGAGATATGGGACGCTCTACAAACGGCACATGAGGGAACCACTCAAGTAAAGCAGtccaagatcgacatgctcaccaTTGAGTATGAGCTTTTAAAATGGAGAAATCATTCAGAGGAACAAGCTCGTGAGGAAAGTTCTTAGCGTTTTACCCAGCTCCTGGGAGAGTAAGGTGAACGCTATTACTGAAGCCAAGGATCTGCAAACACTGACTATGGACGAGCTGGTTGAAAATCTGAAGACCTATGAGATGAAGAGAAAGAaggacagtgaaagaagagaaccaaataAGGAGAAGAGCCCGGTACTCAAAGATGAAAACAATGATTCGAGTGAGGAGGATAGCGATATGACATACCTTACCAGAAGGTTTCAGAAAATGGTTCGAAGGAATGGAGGTATACCAAAGAGAGGTAGTTCCAGCAAACCAAAGAATTATGACCTCTATCATAAGTGTGGAAAGCTAGGGCATTTCATCAAGGACTGCCCTCTTCTGAAGCAAGAACATTTCAAGCACAACTCTAATAAAGCAgccaagaggaacccggttcctgacaaacgcttctaaagaaaaaacacagctgacaatgttgtgaagcaagctcttgcaacatggggagactcctccagtgagtctgaagaagaaaatgatacAGGTGATAGCTTCATGTTGGCAGTTGAAAGTGAAGCAAATGAATATGATTCAATATTCGCCTTGATGGCTCAGTCAGACGATGATGAAGACGATGACGATGATGAGGTAAGTtttagggatgttcagagaaatctaaaATCCTCTTCTCCTAAAAAACTCATGTCATTCGCTAATGTATTGATTGATACATATCATAGTCTGGTGAGTGATAAGGATGCCTTAACCATAGAGTTAGGAGATGCTGAGCAGACTGGAGATGACTTGGTTATTTGTGTAGTTGACCTGAAGGAAACCatagaaaatatgaaaaatgaaaatgaggttctaacaaaaaaaaaattgctagTGTAGAACATGAAATAGATGATTTGATGGTAGTTGTAGTTGACTTGAAAGAAACTATTGAGAACATTAGTAAAGAAAATAATGCCTGAGTGGAGAAAGTTTCTATCACTGAGCAAGAAAGAGATGATCTCTTAGTGGTGATTGCAGACCTAGAGGAAACAATTGAGGAACTTAAAGCATACTCTAGGCCTGAAAATTCTGAAAATGGAAAGGAAATTGCTAGTGAGGCACATATTAAACTTGAAAATGAGCTGAATATTATGAAAACTAGTTTATgtgctgagcttgagaaaaaTAGATAGCTTCAAGCAGAAttggaaaaagtaaaaaataatctTGAGAAGTCTCTTAAGTGAACCTAGTCCTCAGATGCTATTACTGCCATGCATTTTAACAATGGTGGAAACATGCATGGaatagggttccaaagggagaaagtTCCCTATAACCCTCATATCAAGTACGTCACTATACATGATAACTGGCTTTGTACCCATtgtgggaacaatgggcatttCAAGGAAAATTGCCAAGCCAGAGTCCAGTCTgttcaaaaaaaataaagttttttgctgaaaaagtaaCTACTGGAAGAGGACCAGGTGCCACTCACAAAAAATGCATGTTGCCTGCATGGACTAGAAGAGCTCTCATTCATCCCTTTTCTCATtccaagggacccaaacttgtttaggttcctaaatctaacccttgaATTTCATGTGCAGGGAACAATGGGAGGAAGCAGTCAACAATGGATCATGGACAGTGGATGCTCTAAGCACATGACTGGGAATACCATGGACGTCCTTTCACTGAAAGCCTTGCAATGAGGGAATGTATTCCTTGgaaatgggaaaaaggggtacattcttggtgttggaaaaattggaaagtctctctcacactcaatcaAGAACGTGTATTATGTCAATGGTCTgaagtacagtctcttgagtgttTCTCAAATTTGTGATAAGGGAAACAAAGTCGAGTTTTTGTCAAAGATATGCACAGTTACTAATCTGGTAACTAGTGAAGTGGTacttgtggccaaaagatacaagaacatctacgtTGCTGATTTCGAGTCCCTACAAAGTGGTGACATGAGCTTCCTGAaagctgttgatgatgatgcCGAGATGTGGCACAGAAGGCTGGGACATGCAAACTTCTCTCTTCTGAACAAGCTGAtacagaaggacctggttcgtggctttccaaattcaaagttcaaagagCACAAAGTATGTGATGCCTGTGCTAGAGGGAAACTTGTGAAATCTTCATTCAAGCCAAAGAAGGATGTTAGCACATCAAATTCACTTGGATTActtcatatggatctatgtggacctatgagaGTGCCAAGCATGGGTggaaaaagatacatttttgtgatagtggatgactactcAAGATTCACTTGGACGTTGTTTCTCAGAACAAAGGATGAGACCTTCGAAGTATTTGTagcctttgtgaagaaaattcaagtgaaaatggaaTCAAAAGTGTCTTGCATCAGATCCGATCATggaacagaatttgacaatgccaaGTTTGATGAATTATGTAGTGAAAATGGCATCACCCACAACTTTTCAGCTCcaagaactccacaacaaaatggagttgtagAAAGGAAAAACATAACCCTTGAAGATATGGCCAGAACAATGCTTATTGACAATGGGATAGCCAAAAACTTCTAGGCAGAAGCCATAAATATtgcctgctacttggtgaacaggtgcatgatcaaaTCCTTCTTGAATAAAACTCCCTATGAGCTGCTAaatggaaggaagcccaagcTGACTCACTTAAGAGCGTTCGGGTGCAAgtgctatgttctcaatcatggaaaggatcagcttggaaaatttgatgccaaaagcGATGAAGGAATTTTTATGGGGTATTCTtctcaaagcaaagcttacaaaGTTTACAATAAAAGGACTCAGTGTGTGGAAGAAAGTGTTCATGTAATCTTTAATGAATCCCCTTCATCTGGTGAGAAGAGCAATAAGGATGATCGAGACAGTGAGCCACTGCTGGTTCCAGGAGAAATCATTGATATGGCAAATGGAAATgcagatatgatgagtcaagCGAAGGAGACAAATGAAGGCAATGCAACCTCCTCCACTCCAACTCAAGAGGAACCAGGTACCCAAATCacaaccactgaagctgaagaaagagtggttgatgcagttcaaAGTACTCCACAGGTAGCAGAAAGAAGAATGCAAGGGAACCAGTTAAGATTACCTAGTTCCTCCACTAATGATATTCAAGTGCCAAACTGGAAACACAAAAGTTCTCACCCTTTCGATAATATAATCACCCCCTTGATTCTGGAGTTTAAACTATATCAAAAGcaagaaattcacttgccttcttagCCTTCCtctcccaaatagaacccaaaaatatTAATGAAGCCTTGAAAGGTGCAGATTGGATCACATCTATGCAAGAAGAGCTGCATCAATTTCAAAGAAGAGCTGCATCAATTTCAATTTCAACGGACTCAAACTAATGTGTGTTGTATGACTTCAGACAGAAAAGAATCAACTTAGGGACTTGATTCCTTTGAATTTCCCTGAAAACAGTACGAAGTCAACTCTATAGTTGAAAAGTGACTGCCTGCATTGTACATGCTACAGTGCAGAAACAGTGCAATAACCACTTCCCATTGGGAAGAGCTTTTTACCAACCAAGTGTTTACATCATCCAAATGATGTCATCCAAAGGATATTAACAAGAAAcattacaacaaaacatcacttgaacacttgtaAAATAACTTAAGCACTCAAGATCTGATAATCAAGCATTGAAGTcacaagtgcatcaagaacaaagtacAACACTACTACAGACTAGTTCCTACAACAAGTcttttgtatgtccttagttgagttgtatctTTGCATTAGTTTTTCACTGTAATTCCTACTTTGCTTATTTAGAAGCTTTAACTAGGAACCTCCAAAAACCATAAACCCTTAGAGTTTGtgtcgtgactagagttagtcatgagttgaagtctttgtaataggtgtactgcaaagtggcttgtaataggtgtattacaagttagtaagggattaagagtttaattcctaggttgcaataagttgtaatctaaagattgctcaagtagtgaagttgaaatcctacaagtatAAGTCGTGattttttatccccttgagcagaaatttttccacgtaaaatctccTGTGTTATTTACTTACTGGTTCATTAGCTATTTATGTGGGAACTGGTATAAGACCAggtctctatatagtttggtggactcatacattTTATCATAACGAATATAGatggtatttttgtaaacaactaacCTTTTTAAAAAACATGCAATGCATTTtgatttttaatacaccacacaaaataatgaataataaataatctTTACATTATTAATACACCTTAATCCGGGATATTCTCGGTACGcccccaaacgacccctaaggagCATTCACCTTGTATAAAACACATTGGTcgaaattttctggaagtcacgTGCCTATTTATTGTTTCTCCCAATTACCTCACAAATCAGAATACACACTGTATTTTACAGGTCTCTATTCTCCATAAAGCCCTACTcgttttccccaaatttcaaaaCACGCCTATTAATCCTACACCGTCGGATCATACACCGTTCTCCTCATCACTGCCGTCCGATCACTCACACGTGCCGCAAACAACCTCTTTACCTCTTCCCTCTCCTAAAACATAAGACGTAAAACTCAAAACTTCTCCAGCTCCCATATCAAAGCTAGGGTTCTATTCGGCCGTCAAATTTCACAGCGGCAGGTTCAATTTCGTCTTCACATTCGTAGAATTTTATAATAGTTCTCAAAAAGTTGCTTCTGTTTTGCAATTtctgtgtatatgtatatgtgaaatttgtaatttttgttgatgaattttgatttggttgtacAGTGGAGAAAAAAGTATGGAGAAAGAGCTAATTGAGCTGTTCGAGACGGTAAAACGAGCCGCCGATGCAGCTTCTGTAGACGGCGGTGCAGATTCGTCGCCGGAGGAGAGTAGGTGCATTGACGTCTTGAAGCAGCTTAAGAAGTTCCCTGTCAATTATCAAGTCCTCGTATCTACACAGGTAACAATACATTTTTTTCTTTGCGtttttaattttaagtttttaatttATTTAGAAGGTAATTTCAATATGTGTGCTTGATTTTGGATAAACAAGCTTCTGCTTGTCGTGTACATTCAACTTTTCTTGATTGAAAAAGGCTTATGTTGCAAAATTTCAAACCATTGAAATTTCTTTGAagtgatttgaaagaaaaaaagttgAATTGATAAATATGTCACAcacctagtggtcaatgaagttgAAATAGCACACGGGAGATTGCGtttttaattttaactttttaataggTAATTTTCAATATGCGTGCGTGATTTTGGGTACACAAGGTTCTGCTTGTCGTATACATTTAACTGTTCTTGATTGAAAAAGCTTGCAGTAGCAAAGTTTCAAACTTTGAAAAAAATTGAAgtgatttgaatttttttttgaagtgATAATACATATGCAATATGTCACACACTTGGTGGTCAATAAAGTTGGAACAGTCCACAGTAGATTAGTGTTCAAATCCTAGCGGAGGCAAAAAAACTAGTTTCTTCCTATTTTTCTAAGTCTTTGGACAGAGTTATCTACACATCTGGAGTTAGCAGAAATGGCTGGATTAGTTAAGGTGTGTGCAAGTTGGCAGGTTACCATtgttatttcttttcctaaaaaagCAAGATGTCTCCAATTTTGATGTTTGACATCCGGAAATGGCCTCTCTACCTTTTGAAGGTAGGGGTCTGCatatacactaccctcctcagaccacacttgtgggaatacactgggttttttgttgttgttgttgaggggggttgtttggtttgaaaaattgCTACTTTCTGAAAGAAGTTaaaatttcttccccaaagtaaaataaatattcaaaaaaCTTCGCAAACAAACAAATTTGAAACACTGAAAGTAAAATTTGCAAACTTTTTACAAACAATTTTCCAGCAAAGCACCATATAATTAAAATAGAGCAGAATAAATCTGATAGAGATAATCCCCTCAGTAATAACCCATATAGGGAGAGAGAAGTCTTATTCGGAAATGTTACAAAGACCAGGTCTTTGGAATCTGTTGTAGATTAATTCCTTCGCTTTTCTGCATGAGTTTCCAAATTTGTGTCTCCTTTTCTCTGTTTCCTCTGGTTTTTGTTTGGCAAGGGAGAAAGGGGGTTGGTGTTGGGGTGGGGTCGATTGGGATAAATCTTTAATGTCAGAACACTGAATCATGCTCGTCCACCTAAAGTGGTTCTGTTCGTTGGAAGGGTTTCTGAACATCTGCCGATAAATATTGCACGATGGTTGCACAATTGCTACGTTTTCTATGCTATGCTTAGTGTTTACTATGACAGCCTATCACTTGATGCTAGTGAGAAGCCGATGATCCCTTTCCTGTATTTGACATAAGGAAATATGTTTCAGGTGGGTAAACGTCTTCGACAATTGACAAAACATCCGAGGGAGAAGATCCAGGCTTTGGCATCTGATGTGGTTCAGAACTGGAAGAATATAATCGTAAGAGaaactttgaaaaataagaacAGCAATGGAGTAAATGGGGAATCTGTAAAAGATGAATGTCCCGGTGCTACTGCTAATGAAGCCACTAAATCTCAGATAGCCAATTTGGTGAAGGTTGAAAAAGTGTCAAAGGTTGATAATGTAAAAGTTGAGAGGATGACCTCAAAATCTGATAAAGCAGTGAAGTCAGAAAGTTCGTTTACAGTTAATGTTGTGAAGACTGAAAAGAGTACTGCTTCTGATAGTGTAAAAGTTGAGAAGATATCAAAAGATGGGAAATTGAGCTCTAATGTGGCAAGTGTTGCTCCGCCAAAGTTGGGCGCTCTAATTTATTGCAAGGACTCTGTGAGGGACAAAGTTCGGGAACTCCTTGCAGAGGCTTTGTGCAAAGTCTCAGGCGAAGTAGATGACGATTTGAGGGTTGAGGTAAATGCATGTGATCCGAATAGAGTTGCAGTTCAAGTGGAGACTGCAATGTTTGAGAAGTGGGGTAGATCTAATGGTGCCCAGAAGTTCAAGTATAGGTCTATAATGTTCAATATCAAGGATCCAAACAATCCAGATTTCCGGAGAAAAGTCCTTATAGGACAGATTCCTCCTCGTAGTATTACTGAACTGACGCCAGAAGAAATGGCAAGCAAAGAAAGGCAAAAGCAGAATGAGAAAATTAAAGAGAAAGCGTTATTCAATAGTGAACGTGGACTTCCTGCACAAGCTAGTACTGATAAGTTCAAGTGTGGTAGGTGTAGAAAGAATCAGTGCACCTACTATCAGATGCAAACTCGGAGTGCAGATGAACCTATGACCACGTACGTGACATGCGTGAACTGCCAAAATCGCTGGAAGTTCTGTTAAATTTGAGCCAGTATCCATTTATCCCTTAATGGCATCACATAGTAAGCTTAGCGCCTTGTCTTAACCTTGATGTAGTTCCTagttcattttttcattttctccttAGAGGCAATCTCATTATGCCCGCATATGATCGCTGAGGTAGTTTATTGTGCGAGATGTTATGACATTGTATTTTTTTCTCATTTCTAGGCTAAAAAATTACTCTACAGAAAATGCAGCTGTATTGGAAAGAAATAATATAAATAGAAGATGCATTTGTGAGTCAGTTGAATTTCCTGCAAAGTTATTCCAAGTTCATCCAGATTCTTTTGCACCAGTAGGAAAATATTTCACATTCAGACACTTTCCCGGTGAGTCTGCTGGATTTGTAGAGAATGCTCTGTTAGGTATATTGTTGGATTCTCACTCCTAACTTTTTCCTCTTTTACCATTTTGCTCGACAGCCATTAAATCATCTAActcaatcaatatcaacaagatGCGTTTATTCACCCTGTCTTCCATGTGGGGTATCTAAAGACATACCATCCCTTTTTTTTATACCGTAGTGCCCCATACCCTTCTTCAAATCAGAGAAAGGCGGGGGAGACTACTCTCGTGCTCCTTCCATCCGCGAAGCTGAGGCGGGAGAAAAAGCGTAATCCCCGGTGTCATAGGTGGATCCGGTTGATTAAGTCGTTGTGTTTGTCGATACCCATGCTTGGAGTGCGGGGAAGGGCTCACCTGTTGATTGTTTCGTTGCATGCTTTCTGATAGTGTCAATTGCAGTAAACAACAGTTCTCTAATCTCTTTTGGTGTTGCAGTTCGTGAACTGTGTAATGTACATCAGCTTTTGAAAAGCTGTCTGGGTCATCAAGTTGCATATGGCTCAAATCAATGCATTAGTCAGTAATTGAGGAGATTGCATGTTTGTGGTTGCGGTTAatgaaggaggaggaggaaggtaGATGGGGATAATTTAGGGGTTGGGGAGGGATCAGGGATGGAGTAAATGTTAAGAGAGAAGGAAGACTGTCTATCTTTTTCTGTTTATCGACTTTTGAACTGGTGCTACAGAGTACATAAGCAGATTTTATCTTTTCAGGTAATAAATGGAAACTGCACATTAGAAACTCTTGAGCTCCTTCAACATAGTTAAAAGTAAAGATGATTCTTTCTACAAAGACTTTAGGCTTTTTTGTTTATTAAGATAATAAGAAGATAAAGAAAAACAAtaggaagaaaaaccaaaataaatTAAATCAGATAAATACTAGGCTTCTTATCAACATGATTAGTTTAGCCATTTCTGATAAGAGAAGGAGAAGGAATTAAGGGAGCTAGATCAAGGAACTAAAGTAACGTTCCTAATGGATGCAAAACGAGGTATGCTCTTATTTTCTTCACATCTCTAGTTTTAATCTATTATTCCTATTTACATATTTAAGATTGTGATGATCAGTCGCGATCCTAGAAAATTCAATAAGGTTGTTTAAATTTTCGGCGAAGGgtgttcaatacttcaattgaCTACCCTTGGCCACACATAGCTTTGCACTTGGTGATGGTGTAAGTGAATTCTCTATCTTGAAACTTGTACCCTAGTTTTACATTTTTTCTACGTTAAGACATTAATTTATCACGGTTAAAAAAGTTTAATTCTCCGATGAAGCTCCTCTCACACATTTTGCACTGTTCcatgcatttttttttttgcctaTATGTTACGTAATATTTGGAAATATTATCTCTACACCTTAGGGCagagataaggtctgcatacatacaACCCCGCCCGCCGACCCCCACTTTCGGGACTCTAcagaatttgttgttgttgttgcttattTGTTAATATTGCTACTaccttttttatttccttttttctctttttaaacgtAACGGTAGGTAAATAGATCCATGCTTATGTTGTGTTTTCTTGTCATAGATCCATGGTCGGCACTTTTGTCGAACAGAGCAAATCATTATTCAAGATGATTAATTGGCGTTCATTACCAAATTCTTTCTTACCAAAAGTCAGACTTGAGGACATTATAGATGGTAGAGACTGCAATGGGGTGTCAAAATCttttgttttaatggttgaaCCAGATGACACAATAGCTGCAGTTAAAGCGTACATTCAAGAGGAACATGGGATTCCTCTTAAGAAACAGCAACTCTTGAATGAGGAATGTGGAGTTCTGAAAGATGCTGAGACTCTTTCTTTCTGTGGGGTTATTAGGAAAGGTTCTACTTTAATCCTTTGATATGCACATCTTACTCAAATCACACTGAGAACACTTACTGGACGTCGTATCAAGGTAATGGTGGATCCTTATGACACCATTGCAGATGTTAAGGCTGCTAACCAAGAAAATGAGGGTATTCGATCTCGTAAACAGAGGTTAATCCACTGTGGTTGACGATTGCCCGATGATGAGACTCTTGTCAACCTCAAAATTCAGTTTGACTGTGTTCTGAATCTTATTATAGTCAGACATTTCTATAACATCATTCctatataacagtcattcactataaaaagTAATCTCTTTCCCGGAATTAACTTTTATGTTATATTATAATATTTgtcctctataacaacactttatTATAGTAGCCAAAAAATATTAGAACAAACGAGACTATTATAGAGAGGTACCAACATTTACGGGTAGCTGTATCGAGTTAATTATGGTGGATCCTAATGACACTTCGCCGATGTTAAGTCGCTATGCAAGAGGAGGGTATTTGATTTCATAAACGAAAGGTTATTATAGTGAGGACAAGAATTGCTGGATGATGAGACTCTCGTCAACCTCAAAATTCAGTTCGACAGTGTACTGTGTCTTGATGTCGCCACTTACTTGATcactagaggttggtaagttaggacttatttgggacatttatgTAAGATTCCCAATACATTACTTTTTAGTAGCAGTTGTTTCATTATGTATTTCCTTTAATGGTTCAACATTTCTAGCAAGATGTGTCAGTTTGTTTTAATCTGTCTATTCTCCATGTGGTCAGATCTGCTATATTAATTAAGTACAATAAATTTCATATTATCTAAGGATCCGGCCTCTAGATACTCACCCGTATCGAACACTtgcacccgagtccgagcaacttagcttATTCCCACTCCAAAATCAGGTCTTGCACTTTGTGCTGCTGTTGCTAAAGATTGCGGTTGTGGAGCAAAGCCAAGCTTCTTTGATCCACATCCACAAGCTTAATCCCTCGTTATCACCTGGTAAACCAAATCTCATTAGCGCAAAAACCCTTTATTCACGGGTACACCACTATGATGTTTTGGTTCAACATGACCCAATTCCATCCAAGTTATGTTATTATCCAAgttatattattttcttggaagGATTAACAATGACTTCAAAAAATAATCAATTGAAAAGCAGAATACTCCAATTTATGACAATTCTTATGTATAAGTTTGCCGAGATGCATACCTGTGCCTGCGTATGAACTGGGTTCTACACTTTATTCCATAATTCTGATCGAGAGAACAATAAATCCCCGAGGTTTGCTCGAGTTCTTTTTCCACAATTGAAAGATCTCCACTACTTCAAAACCTCAGAATTCTTAAGTACTTGTCCAAAAACTCTTTCAAAATCACAGTTGCGGTCCTCAGGAGCTTCTCTCTGAGAAAAAACGGGCTATATACTGTGAAGATCGATAAATCTTGGAGATCTGATTAAGTATCAACAAGCATTTAGAACTTGGTTTTTCCAAAGCT
The sequence above is drawn from the Nicotiana tabacum cultivar K326 chromosome 13, ASM71507v2, whole genome shotgun sequence genome and encodes:
- the LOC107806188 gene encoding transcription elongation factor TFIIS, producing MEKELIELFETVKRAADAASVDGGADSSPEESRCIDVLKQLKKFPVNYQVLVSTQVGKRLRQLTKHPREKIQALASDVVQNWKNIIVRETLKNKNSNGVNGESVKDECPGATANEATKSQIANLVKVEKVSKVDNVKVERMTSKSDKAVKSESSFTVNVVKTEKSTASDSVKVEKISKDGKLSSNVASVAPPKLGALIYCKDSVRDKVRELLAEALCKVSGEVDDDLRVEVNACDPNRVAVQVETAMFEKWGRSNGAQKFKYRSIMFNIKDPNNPDFRRKVLIGQIPPRSITELTPEEMASKERQKQNEKIKEKALFNSERGLPAQASTDKFKCGRCRKNQCTYYQMQTRSADEPMTTYVTCVNCQNRWKFC